Below is a window of Ciceribacter thiooxidans DNA.
TGATCGCGGCATAGGACGCGAAGGCGCAACCCTCGATCCATGACGTCGCCCCGTCCTTTCCGAAATGTCGCTCCAACTGCGCCACCGACTGGTACATCAACATCATCGTGATGCCATATTTTCGACCACGGTCGCGCGCCTCTTCGAGTAGGCGCATGTAGCCAAGGAGATCTGCTTCATCGAGCATGAAGAGAGCCCGGCGCTCGAAAACGCCGTCCGCCTGCACCATGGTGTTGATCAGGGAGCCGACGATGACGCGCGCGATCCCCGGATAGGAACGAAGGACCGAGGCAGGTATGTTGAGGAAGACGTCCTTTGTGCCGCGGGCGATCTCTTGGGCCTTGAAGGCATTGCCGCAAACGAGCGCCGCATAGGCGTCAAGCGAGAGCCATTGGGTATCCTTCGATGCAGTCGAATAGACACCGCTGAACGTCTGTTCGGTCATGTTGGTGAAGACGCCCAACGTCTCCCGGATGAACGCGGAGGCGGAGTGTTCCTGTATGTCTCGCAGCCTTGCCAGCACCGAGGGCTCCGGCTCGGACACGATTTGGCGCAGACTGCGCAGTGTGCGCTGGCCCGCATATTCGGGTGAGAGCATGACATGTGCCAGCAGACCGGTCAGGAGATTATGGGCCTGGTTCTGGAAATACGAGGCGGTCGAACTTTCCAGCCGCGCGCTTTCAGAAAGCAGCATGTGTGCGATGGCGATGATATCCTCTTCCTTGTGCCGTGACGCTTCTATTCCATCGAGAACGTCGAAACCCATGATCGGGTTCGTCGGATCGAGCACCATGACATCCCGGCCGAGCACCCGGCTGCGGTGCTCAATGACCATCGGAGCGACCTCGGCAGATGAATCCAGGCAAATCAGCGGTCCCGTATAGCGCAGGGCGGTCGGGACGACATTGCTGGTGGTTTTGTACCCACCCGAGCCGGCAAAAAAGAGCATGTGCGTCGAGTCGAAGTCCTGTTTGAACGTCAGCAGCGGGACCTTGCCGCCGCGGCCCCACGTGGTGGGATCGCCCGGGTCGAAGGGCAGTTTATGGACGTTGTCTTTGTCGACGCGATAACGTTCGCCCACGACGATTTCTCCATCTGGCGGAAAAAGGCGTCCGGCCGCCGTCATTGGCAGCCAATCCGCGTCTCCGAACGCCCCGCGCCTCGCTCGCTTTACCGGTTCCCGCACGACTGTGGACAAGCGTGCGGCGATGCCGACCGATATGAAGCCGCCGATCGCACCGATCACGGCGGCCACGTCGAGAAATGAGAGCGCCCGATCCCATGAGACCTCGCCGCTCTCCACGTAGGGCGAGAGTCTGCCGAATTCTCGCAGCCCATAGAATGCTGCCACCGTCAGGAAGCAAACCAGGCTGGTCATTGCGACAGACTTCCGCCTGTGCATGGGCAGGATCGATACGCCCATAAGGCCAGCGAGCGGTCCGAGCAAGAGAGGCGGCAAGGGCGAGGCCCGCAGGAACCAGGACTGCGTGTGTCCGGGCAAGTCGACGGCGAGCCGCGACCAGTGCCACCCGACGACATAGACGGCCAAACCCGTCACGGCGACGGGTAGCAGGAAAACCAAACGTCTCCCTGTCTCCGCCATCATTCGGTCGCCTCCCCGATCGGCGATGATGCCGCCGACGGGTCCGCCTGGAACGCTTCCTGTCCGGCCCTGCGCAGGCGATGATGTTCCGGAGAATCAGGACCGAGCCTTGCCAGTTCGATAAGGCCGCCGAGCAGAAATGCCCGGTCGGCTCGGGCCAGACCCGCCTTGACCACGAGACTGCCAAGCAGCACTCGCTCCCGTGCGGCGGTCGTCCGATCAAGGGTCATGAGGAGCCTCCGCCGGCGCTCCAGTTTCGCCATCTGGCGAGCGATGCGACGAAGTGCTTGGGCTCGACCTCCTTTCCTGTTTGCGAAATCGCGTCGCGATCTCGTCCATGATCTGCTCGACCGCCGCGTCGACGATTTCCATTTCTGCGAGCCCCGTCCTGATAGCCGCACGGGCAAATCGCTCCGCCGATTTAACTATCAGAAGTTTTCGCCTCTCTCTGAGCCGCTCTATCTGTGCCTCGAGATCCGAGATCGATGATTTCGGCCTCATTTCCGTACCCTCCATGACTTCGACAGGATCGATCGCTTCAATTATACTGCCTAGAATAAGCTAGTAAAATGGAATAGTCTAGGCCAGCCAATGAATGGCACGCGACGCTTTCGATGAGGCCGTCTGGCAGAAGGCCGGACCGGAACAACGGGTTCGGTCCGGCGAGGGCGCAATATACGTCGCTGGCGCGACGTGCTCGAAGTGGTCTGGAGACTGTCTTGGCGATCATGTTCGTCAGAGCGCAGGTGATCAGCAGGGGAGCGGGACGCAGCGTCGTCTCGGCCGCCGCCTATCGCCACCGAGCGCGCATGACGGCCGCGCTGACCGGAGAGGCATTCAGCTATCGCGGCGGGTCCCGCGAACTGGCGCATGAGGAGTTGACACTGCCGGATCAGGCGCCGCAGTGGATCAAATCGCTTATCGACGGAAGGCCAGTGGCAAGAGCAAGCGAGGCCTTCTGGAACGCGGTCGATGCCTTCGAAGCGCGGGCGGATGCGCAGCTCGCCCGCGAGGTGATCATTGCTCTGCCAGAGGAACTGACGCGGAGCGAAAACATCGCACTCGTCCGTGACTTTGTCCGTCTCGCCCTCACATCGAAAGGCATGGTGGCCGACTGGGTCTATCACGACAAGGACGGCAATCCGCACATCCATCTGATGACGACCTTGCGGCCCCTGTCGGAGGCTGGATTTGGACCGAAGAAGGTTCCTGTCCTTGGCGAGAACGGCGAGCCGTTGCGCGTCGTCACGCCGGACAGACCAGGCGGGAAGATCGTCTACAAGCTCTGGGCTGGCGACAAGGAAACCATGAAGGAATGGAAGATCGCGTGGGCGGAAACCGCTAACCGTCATCTGGCACTTGCCGGCCATGACATCCGTCTTGATGGTCGCTCCTATGCCGAACAGGGTCTGGAGGGGATTGCCCAAAGACACCTCGGGCCGCAGAAGGCGGCGCTCGCACGCAGGGGCACGGAGATGTACTTCGCGCCCGCCGACCTGGCACACCGGCAGGCGATGTCCGATCGGCTTATGGGCGATCCCGAGCTTCTCCTCAGGCAGCTCGCAAATGAACGTTCCACCTTTAGCGAGAGGGACATCGCCAGGGCGCTCCATCGCTACGTTGACGATCCGGTGGATTTCGCAAACATCCGCGCGAAGCTTATGAGCTCTGAAAGCCTGGTCCTGCTGAGACCTCAGGGGCTTGTCGGCGAAACGGGTCAGGTGAAGGAACCGGCGATCTTCACGACTCGGGAGATCCTGCGCATCGAATATGACATGGCACAGTCGGCGCGCGTTCTGTCGAAGCGCCGTGGCTTTGCGATCTCGGTCGATATGGTCGCCGCCGCGATTACACAGATGGAGCAGGATCCACAAAAGCCTCTCCGTCTCGATCCTGAGCAGATCGATGCCATCCGTCACGTGACGGGTGACCATGCCATCGCGGCGGTCGTCGGCCTTGCGGGCGCAGGCAAGTCGACCCTGCTCTCGGCCGCGCGCATCGCCTGGGAAAGCGACAGCCGTCGGGTGATCGGCGCCGCACTTTCTGGCAAAGCAGCCGAGGGGCTGGAGGAAAGTTCCGGGATCAGATCGCGTACGCTGGCCTCCTTAGAACTGGCATGGGCCGCCGGCCGGGAGAAGCTCAAACGCGGTGACGTCCTCGTAATTGACGAAGCCGGCATGATCTCCTCGCAACAAATGTCACGCGCCGTTGACCTCGTCGCAAAGGCAGGAGCAAAGGTCGTGCTCGTCGGCGACGCCATGCAGTTGCAGCCGATCCAGGCAGGCGCCGCATTCAGGGCAATGACTGAGCGGATCGGCTTTGCAGAACTGTCCGGTGTGCGCCGCCAGCGCGATGCCTGGGCTCGTCACGCATCGCGGCTGTTTGCCCGCGGCAGGGTCGAAGAGGCCCTTGATGCTTATGCTCAACGAGGCCGCATCGTCGAGTTCGAGACCCGCCGCGATGTCATCGAGC
It encodes the following:
- a CDS encoding conjugal transfer protein TraD, encoding MTLDRTTAARERVLLGSLVVKAGLARADRAFLLGGLIELARLGPDSPEHHRLRRAGQEAFQADPSAASSPIGEATE
- a CDS encoding TraC family protein, whose product is MEGTEMRPKSSISDLEAQIERLRERRKLLIVKSAERFARAAIRTGLAEMEIVDAAVEQIMDEIATRFRKQERRSSPSTSSHRSPDGETGAPAEAPHDP
- the traG gene encoding Ti-type conjugative transfer system protein TraG; this translates as MMAETGRRLVFLLPVAVTGLAVYVVGWHWSRLAVDLPGHTQSWFLRASPLPPLLLGPLAGLMGVSILPMHRRKSVAMTSLVCFLTVAAFYGLREFGRLSPYVESGEVSWDRALSFLDVAAVIGAIGGFISVGIAARLSTVVREPVKRARRGAFGDADWLPMTAAGRLFPPDGEIVVGERYRVDKDNVHKLPFDPGDPTTWGRGGKVPLLTFKQDFDSTHMLFFAGSGGYKTTSNVVPTALRYTGPLICLDSSAEVAPMVIEHRSRVLGRDVMVLDPTNPIMGFDVLDGIEASRHKEEDIIAIAHMLLSESARLESSTASYFQNQAHNLLTGLLAHVMLSPEYAGQRTLRSLRQIVSEPEPSVLARLRDIQEHSASAFIRETLGVFTNMTEQTFSGVYSTASKDTQWLSLDAYAALVCGNAFKAQEIARGTKDVFLNIPASVLRSYPGIARVIVGSLINTMVQADGVFERRALFMLDEADLLGYMRLLEEARDRGRKYGITMMLMYQSVAQLERHFGKDGATSWIEGCAFASYAAIKALDTARHVSALCGEMTVEVKGSSRSIGWATKGNTSRRSESVSFQRRQLIMPHEITQAMRKDEQIIIVQGHSPIRCGRAMYFRRKDMKQAAKTSRFVTPT